In Saccharomyces paradoxus chromosome XVI, complete sequence, the genomic stretch AAGTTCATGTAACAGACGCACAACCCGATTAAACTCATGAATAGCTTGATAGCAGGAGGCTGGTCCATTGGAGATGGAGACTTATTTTCCTTGTAGGAGGCGACGATATCTTCGTCGGTGTTCAGGTAGTAGTGCACACTCTGAATCAAGGAAAACCAGGCGATGAACTTGTTTCTCAAGAAAATAGCGGCCATTGGCATAGATTGGTTAACCACACCAGATATACTTGGTGTAGCAGAATAGAGTCCTTTTGGTGGTGCAATTTTCTTGTACCTGTGGCAAAAAGGGAGCGGTAGAACTGTTAGTAAAATGTTCACAAAATGCTCTGAATTGAAAGACATCATGCGTGAAAAACATACGAAACACAAAGGTCGGGCCTTGCAACGTTATTCAAAGTCATAGTTAGATGAGGGACGGACGGACGGACGGCGGCGTATTCgtattccttttttgtCTATGGAAATTGTGCTATGCCTATTCATTCAAGCTTTTGTCCAAATTATTTTccagtattttttttccatgtTGCGCGTTACGAGGACAGAGGCGAGAGATAACCGCAATTAATCAATCAGCACCACAGCAGAGGGAAGAAGCACAAGAACTAAGCCAAGATCATAACAGCTATCGATACGATAGCGATGTATGGGCCATTGAGAAAGACAATATTGGCGTGCCAATATTGTCTTTCTAATGTGTAGCTCCAAAATGAGATTTCAGATACGTACCAATTCGAAAAAGTGTGAGGGTTTTAAGCAAACGTTTTTTTAGTATGCAGTTGACCTACATCCAAGCTGTAAATAAAGCTCTACTTTGGGAAATGACTACACAGAGGTACATTTGATCTATATTAAACACGAAACTAGTGCACTTAGTCATGTAGCCGCCTAACAAGCACGGGCGCCGTCCTATCTCCTTTGTTCGTGCCAAGGGACAGGAACACACAGTGGGATTTGTTGCGGCCGGTCTGGCGGTCTCAGGGGTGCGGCGTTTACTTAACCGGAGCGAATAATAAAATCGGGGTGACGCAAGGATGAAGTCATGTTGGTTAGTGATTACGTACGGACGGAAAGAATAGTGTGCGGTTATCGGAGCCGGCTCTTGCTCCCGTTTAGGGCAACTCGGGTGCAGGCGTGTTTTAAAggcttttctttcttttttccctcttGCCCATTCTGGGAGCTGCCGCAGCTGCAAAGCCGACGTCGGACAGGCAGGTGATCTTCAGCTCGGCCGACAAATCCCCTGGATATCATTGGCCCGTCGAGGTATCGGCCGCCTGGAACTACCGGGAATTACCACGCAGACAATTGGAAATCTGGTCGGAAACCTTGTTCTAGAACTTGGCGATTGCtgacaaagaagaaaagggcCTATTGTTGCTGCCtcttttgttgttcttcCACGTATTGTCTTGCCGGTGTTCTTTGTGTCTTTTGCGTGCAGTTTTTACTGTTATTGTGCTTTCGCTATTATATTTCATTAGTTTTCACTTTGCGTAATGTAACGGTCCTAaacaaagtttttttttttttcgctcttgcattttccttttttgttctATCTTATTTGTTAATTATAGTTTCAGAAGTTTTACTTAAATATAGCACTGTTTTCCAGTCTTAGTGttttttctcattataTTCCTTTatagttttttcaataaatatatatacttacGGTTCCTTATTTACCTCCCCCCTTCCCCTCTCATCATTCTTTcgttttgttgttttttgtattttatACCAAAAAACACTAATACTACTTCATACAAAAGAACGCAGTTACACATTCAACAATGAATCCTAAATCTTCTACTCCTAAGATTCCAAGACCTAAGAACGCATTTATTCTGTTTAGACAGCACTACCACAGGATCTTGATAGACGAATGGACCGCTCAAGGCGTGGAAATACCTCATAATTCAAACATTTCTAAAATCATCGGTACCAAATGGAAGGGCTTGCAGCCTGAAGACAAGGCTCACTGGGAAAGTCTGGcgaagaaggaaaaattaGAACACGAGAGGAAGTATCCTGAATATAAATACAAGCCAATAAGGAAGTCTAAGAAGAAGCAACTACTTTTAAAGGAAATcgaacagcaacaacaacaacagcagcagcagcagcagcagccaCAGCCACAGCCACAGCCACAGCCACAATTACAACAGCCTTTCAACAACAATATTATTCTTATGAAAAGAGCTCACTCTCTTTCaccatcttcttctgtGTCGAGCTCGAACAGCTACCAGTTCCAACTGAACAACGATTTTAAAAGGTTGCCTATTCCTTCTGTGAACTCTCCTAACTATATGGTCTCTAGATCTTTAAGCGGACTGCCTTTGTCGCATGAGAAGACCGCAAGAGATCTGCCACAGCTGTCCTCTCAACTAAATTCTATTCCATACTACTCCGCTCCACATGACCGTTCAACGAGACATCATTATCTCAACGTCGCTCAAGCTCAGCCAAGGGCGAACTCTACTCCCCAATTGCCCttaatttcatcaattatTAACAACAACAGTCAAACACCGGTCACGACCACGACCACAACTACCACAACTGCAACGTCTTCTCCTAGTaaattttcctcttctccCAACTCCTCTATATTGGAAAACAATAGACTAAACAGTATCAACATTTCTAACCAATATCTGCCTCCCCCTCTTTTGCCTTCTCTGCAAGACTTTCAACTGGATCAGTACCAGCAGTTAAAGCAGATGGGACCAACTTATATCGTCAAACCGCTCTCTCATACTAGGAACAATCTATTGTCCACAACTACCCCCACACATCATCACATTCCTCACATTCCAAACCAAAACATTCCTTTACATCAAATTATGAATTCAAGTAACACTGAAATTACTGCCAAAACTAGCCTAGTTTCTCcaaaatgatttttttttttcatttcttttcccgttatattataatatactatatTCCCTCTAACCAAAAATTATGCATTTGGCTCCTGTTTAATAAAAGTTTTGATTGTCTCAAgaacaatagaaaaatatgtaaaaaaaacagcaaataaaaagtcaaaaattaaacaaaggaccaagagaaaaaataaatgaaaagaaactaaCTACCACTATTcatatttgtatatattaAATTATATTCTCAGTTTTCACGTATATATTCACCGCACAAATAATATCCTTCcattacaaaaaataagttTATGTATCATTGTATAATGTTTGAGTATAGTCGTTTTTTTAAAacccttctttttcaactttttaGAAAAACAAGTCAGTTGAGTActacatacatatatgtTGGATAATAAAGCAACGAAAATGGACTGTAAGATATTGGTATTAGGCGCAGGTGGTCTAGGATGCGAGAtcctgaaaaatttgacaatGCTAAGTTTTGTCAAGCAGGTTCATATTGTAGATATGGACACCATCGAGCTTACTAACCTAAATAGACAATTCCTCTTCCGTGATGCGGACATAGGCAAACCAAAAGCTCAGGTAGCAGCCCGGTATGTAAACTCGCGGTTCCCTCAATTGGAGGTCGTTGCTCACGTACAGGATCTGACCACTTTGCCCCCGAGCTTCTATGAGGGTTTCCAATTCATAGTCTCGGGACTTGATGCCATTGAACCTCGCCGTTTCATCAACGAGACTCTCGTGAAGCTAACCTGGGAATCCAACTATGAAATTTGCATCCCGTTCATAGATGGTGGGACAGAAGGGCTCAAGGGACATGTAAAAACAATCATTCCGGGCATAACCGCATGCTGGGAGTGCTCCATTGACACTTTGCCCTCGCAGCAGGATACTGTACCAATGTGTACGATTGCGAACAACCCTCGCTGTATTGAACATGTCGTGGAGTATGTCTCAACCATACAATACCCTGAGCTGGATATTGAGTCTACGGCGGATATGCAACTTTTATTGGAGAAGTGCTACGAAAGAGCTATACAATTTAGTATCTCAACAAAAGAATTATCGACAGGCTTTATCCTGGGTATAATAAAGAGTATCATACCCAGCGTAAGTACTACAAACGCAATGGTTGCGGCCACATGCTGTACACAGGTGGTCAAGATTTACAATGACCTAATCGACTTGGAAAACGACAATAACTTTACATTGATCAACTGCTCGGAAGGGTGTTTTATGTATAGTTTCAAGTTCGAGCGGTTACCCGACTGTGCTGTTTGCTCAAAAGATAATTCCAACTAATATTACTAATGAATAATACCATCTGTTGGGATCGCTTAATTACACATCTTGCAAGAAAGTTGAGAGACTAAAAAACCTCGTATATGTGATTAAACAGTAAAGAGGGTATGCAGGCTAAATTGATGTTTACCAGACTAAACTTTAGATTTTCCCCTACCACTTTACGCCAATTTCCCCTAAGACGTTTCCCATTACGGAAAGCATTTTACTCAGATCTGGTTACCAAGGAGCCGTTAATCACAccgaaaataataataaatgAGACACCTGGGTTGAATTTATCTATTTCTGAAAGGGCTTCGAACAGACTAGCTGAGATTTACCGCGAtagtaaagaaaatttaagaaTTAGTGTGGAAAGTGGCGGATGCCACGGTTTTCAGTACAATCTAACCCTGGAACCTGCTTCTAAGTTGGATGTGAAGAATAACGTCAAAGACAAGGAATTTTCAGATGATCTTGACGGTGATGATGATTCCCAGGATATAGTATACGTGTTACCCGAGGACAAGGGCCGAGTGATTATTG encodes the following:
- a CDS encoding uncharacterized protein (similar to YPR063C), whose product is MTLNNVARPDLCVSYKKIAPPKGLYSATPSISGVVNQSMPMAAIFLRNKFIAWFSLIQSVHYYLNTDEDIVASYKENKSPSPMDQPPAIKLFMSLIGLCVCYMNLVFPQQIAQPSSSASKGETKTVIETSTEVETETAK
- the ROX1 gene encoding Rox1p (Heme-dependent repressor of hypoxic genes~similar to YPR065W) — encoded protein: MNPKSSTPKIPRPKNAFILFRQHYHRILIDEWTAQGVEIPHNSNISKIIGTKWKGLQPEDKAHWESLAKKEKLEHERKYPEYKYKPIRKSKKKQLLLKEIEQQQQQQQQQQQQPQPQPQPQPQLQQPFNNNIILMKRAHSLSPSSSVSSSNSYQFQLNNDFKRLPIPSVNSPNYMVSRSLSGLPLSHEKTARDLPQLSSQLNSIPYYSAPHDRSTRHHYLNVAQAQPRANSTPQLPLISSIINNNSQTPVTTTTTTTTTATSSPSKFSSSPNSSILENNRLNSINISNQYLPPPLLPSLQDFQLDQYQQLKQMGPTYIVKPLSHTRNNLLSTTTPTHHHIPHIPNQNIPLHQIMNSSNTEITAKTSLVSPK
- the UBA3 gene encoding NEDD8-activating protein UBA3 (Protein that activates Rub1p (NEDD8) before neddylation~similar to YPR066W), with protein sequence MLDNKATKMDCKILVLGAGGLGCEILKNLTMLSFVKQVHIVDMDTIELTNLNRQFLFRDADIGKPKAQVAARYVNSRFPQLEVVAHVQDLTTLPPSFYEGFQFIVSGLDAIEPRRFINETLVKLTWESNYEICIPFIDGGTEGLKGHVKTIIPGITACWECSIDTLPSQQDTVPMCTIANNPRCIEHVVEYVSTIQYPELDIESTADMQLLLEKCYERAIQFSISTKELSTGFILGIIKSIIPSVSTTNAMVAATCCTQVVKIYNDLIDLENDNNFTLINCSEGCFMYSFKFERLPDCAVCSKDNSN
- the ISA2 gene encoding Isa2p (Protein required for maturation of mitochondrial [4Fe-4S] proteins~similar to YPR067W), with amino-acid sequence MQAKLMFTRLNFRFSPTTLRQFPLRRFPLRKAFYSDLVTKEPLITPKIIINETPGLNLSISERASNRLAEIYRDSKENLRISVESGGCHGFQYNLTLEPASKLDVKNNVKDKEFSDDLDGDDDSQDIVYVLPEDKGRVIIDNKSLNILNNTTLTYTNELIGSSFKIINGRLKSSCGCGSSFDIEN